The nucleotide sequence GACCTCCACGGCATCGACACCCAGCTCCGCAACGACTCGACGGGCCACCTCCTCCAGGTCCACCGCCGAACGATCCCGGTCCGACCGCAGGAAGCGCGAGTACTCCAGCAGGTCGTCGATGAGCCGGCGCATCCGCGCCGCACCGTCCACGATGTGGAAGACGTACCGGCTGCCGCGCTCGTCCAGCACCTCGGCGTACCGCTTCTCCAGCAACTGCACGTAGCCGGTCATCACGCGTAGCGGCTCGGACAGGTCATGCGAGGCGACATAGGCGAACTGCTCGAGATCACGGTTGGACCGGCTCAGCACGGCGTACTGCTTCTCCAGATCGCGATGGGCGTCCTCCAGCTCGGCCGTCAGCCGAACCCGCTCGGTCACGTCCTCGACACTGGTCGCGAGGCCGGTGACGTCACCGGCACTGTCACGCAACGGCGACACCGTCACCGACACCGCAACATGTCGACCATCAGGCCGCTGGTGCCAGGTGTCAAAGCGCTCCACCCGCTGTCCGGACAGCGCCAGATCACGAACGTGACGCAGCTGCGCGGCGGTCTTCTCCGGCAGCAAGTCGGCCGTCGCCCGGCCCAGCATGTCCGCGGATGCGCAGCCGTAGAGGCGCTCCGCCCCTGCGTTCCAGCTCGTGATCCGGCCCGACAGGTCCTCGCTCAGGATCGCATCTGCCGACACCGCCACGACCTGGGCCAGCAACTGGGCATCCGCTGACGCCGTCGTCATCTCCACCACGAACCCCTGACCTCAGTCGCGTCAGTTTGGCAGAAGAACGGGCGCTGCGACCGGCCTCGCACCACTTTTGACGAAAAGGAATGGGTTGCCCTGGTCAACACAGGCCAGCACGAGAGACCCAACTGCGCGGAGGTTAGGTGCCTCGTCCTGACATGCCGAGTGCCGCAGGTCCTCGACCGGCGTCGGGCCCGTGGCGGCCTTCTTGCAGGGCGGCATGGGCTCCTCATCGACGTCGTGTCGTGGGCGCCACGACCGGATCCCAAGAAACGTTGTAGGTCAGTCGGCGACCTACAAGCAAACAGGCACTTCGCTTGTAGGTGACCGTAGGAGGTGGTCAGTCGACGTCGAGGGCCGCGACGATGTCCGTAGCGACCACGATGCGTGTCAGAGCGTCGGCCAGGAGGGCTCCACCGTTCCCGCCGCCGTGGCGGGTGCGGTCAAGAGCCACACGAACGTGCGGGCCACCCGCCGATCCCCAGCTCCGGCTGCCTGCTCGCGCAGCCAGCGGTCGAGGTCGGTCTCACCGGAGTCCAACGCGCTCAGGTGATGCCGGGCAGGGTCGAGCGGCTCGGAGTGGAAGATCACCCGTCAGCGGCGGACGACGCGCTGGGCCCGCTGCGCTGCCCGGGTCAGCGCGGCGTTCGCCTCCGCGGGCGCGTCGAGAGCCGCGAGGAGATCGTCGAAGAAGTCGGCCGGCACCGCGGTCTGGACGTCGTGGTCGCGCAGTACCTGCTCGGCGCGCTCTTCCACGGCCGAACGGACGAAGTCGCTGACCGGGGACCTGCGCCAATTCAGCCGCGCGCTCCAGTCGCGCCTTGCTCTCAGGCTTGAGCCGAACCTCGAGCCGTACCGTCGCGGCCATCGCCACCCCCTCATGTACGGGCAAATGTGCGCCCTGGCCTGCGACGTCGCCCAGGAGCGGCGCGCCCTGGGGATGCGCGAGGACCAGGTCATGCTGGCCGACCTCGCCTGACCTGAGGCTCACCGGCCGCCGCCTCCCAGCGGGACTGCCACGACTGCCTGCACCTGATCCTCGCCGCAGCGTCCTCATCTGCTCGAGAGGGCTCCACCGCGAGAGGTACGGCAGCAGGTCTTCCCACCGGAGGACCGACGCGTGACACTGACCTCATGGCGTTGACCCTCGCCGTCCCTCGTGCTGCATGCGACCACCGTCCTGCTTCTCCTGACTGGCGCCTTGCTGGCGCTGCGGTACAGGCGGGTGCTGGTGGTTCACGTGCCGGTCGCCGTCGAACCGGCGGTGTCCATCGGCGTCTACGTCGTCGTGGTTCCGCCGAACCTCATCGGATACGCGCTGCTGGCGACCAGGTCACGGCATCGCGACGTGGCGTCGCCGGCGTGACGCCACGGAGGCGCTCGTCGCCGGCGCCAACCGTGGCGCCGTTCCACACCGCCCGCGGCCCCTGCAGCGGCTTTGCCACCTTGTCGACGGCGACCGATGATGATCTGTTATGAGCCGGTGCCAATTCATCCCGCCGTACCTCCTCGAGCGGGTGGCCTTTGCGCACGTCGACGACGACGTCGCGCGATGCGGCCAGGCCACATTGGCCGTCGACAACGCCCTGCGAGCCCGACGCAGCGTCACTGCCGCCGCGACCGGCACCGTGCATGCACCGGCCCCGCCCAATTCGTGGGTGATCTTCTCCGCCGACAACACGGCGACGCTGCCCGGGCGCGCTTTGCGCAGCGCCGGCGACCCGCGCACCGGCGACCTGGCCGTCGACGAGGCGTACGCGGGGGTGGAGGCGTCTCTCGAGCTCTTCGACGAGGCGCTCGGCCGCAGCTCCTTCGACGGGCGCGGTGCCACGGTGCTCGCCACGGTGCACTACGAGAGGAACTACGACAACGCCTTCTGGGACGGCAGGCAGCTCGTCTTCGGCGACGGAGACGGGCGGGTCTTCGACCGGTTCACCAAGCCGATGGACGTGCTCGCCCACGAGTTCACGCATGCGGTGACCCAGCACACCGCCGGCCTCGTCTACCAGGGTCAGTCCGGGGCGTTGAACGAGCACATCTCGGATGCCTTCGCCTCCTGTGTGAAGCAGCGTGTGCTCGGTCAGCGAGACCCCGCCGAGGCCGACTGGCTCATCGGCGAGGGGATCTTCCTGCCCTCGGTCAACGGTCGCGCGCTCCGTTCGATGGCGGCCCCGGGAACGGCGTACGACGACCCGGTCGTGGGCCGCGACCCGCAGGTCGCGCACATGTCCGACTACGTGCACACCCGCGACGACAACGGCGGAGTGCATCTCAACTCCGGCATCCCGAACCACGCCTTTCATCTGACCGCGACCCGCTTGGGCCGTCCGGTGTGGGAGCAGGCTGCCCAGGTCTGGTACGCCGCGCTGACCTCCGGGATCGGCCCGGACGCCGACTTCGCGAGGTTCGCGACCGCGACGGCCGCGGCGGCGCGACGTCTCTCCCCCGGCGTCGAGGAGGCCGTAGCCGACGCCTGGGCCGAGGTGGGCGTCGTGCCCGCTCGGGGTCGGGTCGCACCTGACAGCCCCAGGGGTACGGCCCTCGCCACGGGTGACGCTGTGGTGGCGGTGCGCCGCACGGGTGGCTTCGCAGGCACCGCCTTCAGCGGCGAGCTGCATCTGGGCGACGATCCGCGCACACCCGAGGTCGAGCAGCTGCTCCACCGGATTGACCTGGACCGGCTGGGAAGCGAGCAAAGCCAGCCGGACCGTTTCGTCTACTCATTCTGGCTGCGTGGTCGCGAGGTGACCGTCACCGAGCAGGCGCTGACCCCGGAGCTCTCCCGGCTGGTGCACCTCCTGCTGGACGACCGGAGCTGGTGACGCCGTCGGACGCTTCGATGTATACCGACGCCGACTACGGGCAGGTTCCCGCCGGTGCAGCAGTTCCTGATGACGAAGCTCGGCGCTATCAGGGCAGATCACTCAGCACCTTCCGGGCGGGGGAGGCCGAAATCGATGGCGATCCAGCCACTCCGTATCCGCCACAGCCTCGTCTGCCGGGATGCCGTACACCTCGGCCAGCGTGTGCAGCCCCAGCCCCGCGCCGCGAAGCAGTGCTGGGACCTGACGGCGGCCCAGGCTGCGGTCCAGGAACAGGTCCGGCAGGCCCTC is from Mycobacteriales bacterium and encodes:
- a CDS encoding ATP-binding protein, producing MTTASADAQLLAQVVAVSADAILSEDLSGRITSWNAGAERLYGCASADMLGRATADLLPEKTAAQLRHVRDLALSGQRVERFDTWHQRPDGRHVAVSVTVSPLRDSAGDVTGLATSVEDVTERVRLTAELEDAHRDLEKQYAVLSRSNRDLEQFAYVASHDLSEPLRVMTGYVQLLEKRYAEVLDERGSRYVFHIVDGAARMRRLIDDLLEYSRFLRSDRDRSAVDLEEVARRVVAELGVDAVEVGELPVVWSDAVSVTGVLQNLISNGLKFHRPDVAPRVVVSATVRGGWVDLVVDDNGIGIETQYRERVFRMFQRLHARDDYEGTGIGLAIVQQVAESHGGNAWVEDSALGGSRFGLSLPVAPGQGRQSTPEERS
- a CDS encoding DUF1778 domain-containing protein — protein: MRGWRWPRRYGSRFGSSLRARRDWSARLNWRRSPVSDFVRSAVEERAEQVLRDHDVQTAVPADFFDDLLAALDAPAEANAALTRAAQRAQRVVRR
- a CDS encoding protealysin inhibitor emfourin, whose protein sequence is MSRCQFIPPYLLERVAFAHVDDDVARCGQATLAVDNALRARRSVTAAATGTVHAPAPPNSWVIFSADNTATLPGRALRSAGDPRTGDLAVDEAYAGVEASLELFDEALGRSSFDGRGATVLATVHYERNYDNAFWDGRQLVFGDGDGRVFDRFTKPMDVLAHEFTHAVTQHTAGLVYQGQSGALNEHISDAFASCVKQRVLGQRDPAEADWLIGEGIFLPSVNGRALRSMAAPGTAYDDPVVGRDPQVAHMSDYVHTRDDNGGVHLNSGIPNHAFHLTATRLGRPVWEQAAQVWYAALTSGIGPDADFARFATATAAAARRLSPGVEEAVADAWAEVGVVPARGRVAPDSPRGTALATGDAVVAVRRTGGFAGTAFSGELHLGDDPRTPEVEQLLHRIDLDRLGSEQSQPDRFVYSFWLRGREVTVTEQALTPELSRLVHLLLDDRSW